The following are encoded in a window of Flavobacteriales bacterium genomic DNA:
- a CDS encoding transketolase family protein produces STAQLLALRKPSPMEMVAVDDQFGESGTPAELMTKYGIDTADVISAVEKVLTRK; encoded by the coding sequence AGTACCGCCCAACTACTTGCTCTGCGAAAGCCGAGTCCTATGGAAATGGTGGCTGTGGATGACCAATTCGGAGAGAGTGGCACTCCTGCAGAACTGATGACCAAGTATGGAATCGATACAGCTGATGTCATTTCAGCGGTGGAGAAGGTCCTGACCCGCAAATA